The following proteins are co-located in the Branchiostoma lanceolatum isolate klBraLanc5 chromosome 16, klBraLanc5.hap2, whole genome shotgun sequence genome:
- the LOC136421485 gene encoding 2-Hydroxyacid oxidase 2-like, giving the protein MVAGKLVCVQDYEDHARKHLPKSVWDYFSSGADDELTLRENQAAFRRLRLRPRFLRDVSTRDLTTTILGEKVDMPIGISPSGLHGLAWQDGSLCIMKAAASMNVCMTLPTFATSTPKELVDVAPSALKWFQLYVTPEKDFMKRLIQHVERLGYKALVITIDVPLTGNRRAMTRDGFHVPPHIKIANFGEELQKKYAFPADATDQSLSWKDIAWFQSVTSMPIVLKGIMTSEDAELAVQHGVQAVWVSNHGGRQLDSVPATIEVLPEVVRAVRGRVEVYMDGGVRTGTDVMKALALGARAVFVGRPPLWGMAHSGEEGVHHVLQILKDELSLAMALSGCKEIKDINRSLLQHENEQAKL; this is encoded by the exons ATGGTGGCCGGGAAGTTGGTCTGTGTTCAGGACTATGAGGACCACGCGCGGAAGCACCTTCCGAAAAGCGTCTGGGACTATTTCTCGTCAGGTGCAGACGACGAACTGACGTTGAGGGAAAATCAAGCCGCCTTCCGACG GCTCCGGCTAAGACCACGGTTCCTTCGTGATGTGTCGACGCGGGACCTAACCACTACGATTCTGGGGGAGAAAGTCGACATGCCCATCGGTATCAGTCCCTCCGGTCTACATGGACTCGCCTGGCAGGATGGGTCTCTATGTATCATGAAAG CTGCTGCTTCTATGAACGTATGTATGACGTTACCAACGTTCGCAACGTCAACGCCTAAAGAGCTGGTTGACGTCGCGCCGTCGGCCCTTAAGTGGTTCCAGTTGTACGTCACGCCAGAAAAGGACTTCATGAAAAG ACTGATCCAACATGTGGAGCGCCTCGGCTACAAGGCTCTGGTCATCACCATAGACGTGCCTCTCACCGGCAACAGGCGGGCCATGACACGGGACGGGTTCCACGTGCCGCCGCACATCAAGATTGCCAACTTCGGGGAGGAGCTTCAG aaaaaatatgcCTTTCCGGCCGATGCGACTGACCAATCGCTGTCCTGGAAGGACATCGCGTGGTTCCAGTCCGTGACCAGCATGCCTATCGTGCTGAAGGGCATTATGACGTCAGAGGACGCGGAGCTAGCGGTCCAACATGGCGTCCAGGCTGTCTGGGTGTCGAACCACGGAGGCAGGCAGTTGGACAGCGTGCCGGCCACG ATCGAAGTTCTACCGGAAGTTGTCCGGGCAGTCCGCGGTCGGGTGGAGGTGTACATGGACGGAGGGGTCCGAACCGGAACTGACGTCATGAAGGCCCTGGCTCTGGGCGCCCGGGCTGTCTTCGTGGGGAGACCGCCGCTTTGGGGAATGGCACACAGC GGAGAAGAAGGTGTGCATCATGTTCTACAGATTCTTAAAGATGAGCTGAGTCTGGCCATGGCTCTATCAG gcTGCAAggaaatcaaagacatcaatcGCTCCCTTCTACAGCACGAGAACGAGCAGGCCAAGTTATAA